Part of the bacterium genome, CTTGAGCAATCAGGGCATTTTCCGAGATAACCCGAGGTTTCGTACCCGCAGGTCTGACATATCCATTTTGATTTAACTTTAGCCATAATTTATAATCCCTCTGGCATTGCGAAGAGATGCTTATGCCGAAGCAGTAAACTGTCCGTTAGTGTATTGAAACTTTACGTAGTTTTCCTGATAGATCCTTCGCCTCGCTCAGGATGACATATTATACTGAAACGAGTTTATTTTCAGGAAAACCGGCAAAGCCGGATTTTCCCGACAAGCATCACTCCTAAAAGCTATAGTGCTTTCGCAAAAAATATTTCATTTCTTAATTACTTTTTCAGAGCACTATAATAAAATTATACCTGTTAATGAATTTCTGTCTAAATTTTTATATAATTACGTAATTACTGTATTGAATATTCTTAAATTTTAAACACAGATACATGTTTGTTTAGATTTTCTGCAATTTTAGCCAGATTATCTATACTTGTTGATATTTCTGATACATTTGAGCTTTGTTCTTCTGAAATACTGGAAATTTCTTGTGATTGAGCTGCCGTTTCTTCTGTAATTGCAGCAACACCATCCATAAGCTCAACTACTTGTTCTGATTCTCTAACAAGATTGCCGGAAACAGACAAAACATCTTTAGCCTGCTTGTTAACATTTTGAGCAACTATAAGTATTTCTTTTAAACTGTTTCCAACATTTTCTATAGTAATCACACCTTCATTAATTTCATATACACCTTTATCCATATCTGCGACCACTTTATCCGTCATAGATTTAACTTCTTTTACAATTTCAGTAATTTTATCTGTAGACAGTGCCGATTGATTTGCCAATTTTTTTACCTCTGCAGCCACTACAGCAAAGCCTTTTCCTTGCTCGCCAGCTCTTGCTGCTTCTATAGCCGCATTTAAAGCGAGCAAATTGGTTTGTTCCGCTATATTTTTAATCAACTCAACAATTTGTTCAATTTCATTTCCGAGTATTCCCAGCTTATTGGCTGTTATAGAAGTTTTAACAGCCGTATTTTTAATCTCATTAATTTTAAAAATAGCGTTTTCTGCTTCTTTATAGCCGTTATTTGCTCCTTCTTCCGCAAGAACAGACATTTTTACAACATTATCGGCATTAATATTTATTTGTTTTACAACTGAACTGATTTTACTAAGCCCCTCAACACTTATAGAAACATTTTCTGCTTGACTTTGAGCACCGACAGCCAGTTGACTTACGCTGCTTGCCACTTGCTGTGAACCTTGAGAAACCTGATTTGTCGACTCAGCTATTTCCTCGGATCGAAGAACTATTTCTTCAATTAATTTTGTCACTTCTCCTATAAGCTGCCTGAGATTTTTAACTGTTGAATTTACTGCATTTGTAAGAATCCCTGTCTCATCTTTAGAATCGTTACAAATTTTATCGACTGTAAGATCACCTTTTGAAATTTCATTTAAAACTACAGTTGCAGCCTTTATAGGGTCTGCCAGTATTGTGACAACCCAAATACCGATAAAAATGGCCAAAACACCTGCTACCACAACTATTACAGCAACAATATTTATAGATAAAACCGATTCACTTTTTACCAATTTAATTATTTGTTGCGCCTGATTGGCATTATAATTAACTAAATTTTCAATAGATGCTTCTAAATCCGCTACACTATTTTGATTAGCTGTTAAATAAGCGAATGCCTGCTGATTTTTATGCTCATTAATCAATTCAATGACTTTTGACTGTAAATTTATATAATTATCACTTAATTTATTAAACTCTATAAGTTTGTTTTTTTCATAAGAATCAAGTTTAAGAGCAGAAAATTCAGCCATTAACTTTTTAGCAGTTATTCTATTATTATTAATCTCTTGAATAATTTTCTGTTTATCTTCATTATTTTTTACACTGCATAGTTTTAATAATTCCGATTCAATTTTAGCAGAATTATTATCAGCTTTATTCAAAAGCATAGCAGGCAAAAAGTTATCATCATGAAGCTTTGAGGTATTATTAGCACCTTTTGCCGTAAAATAAAGACCTATACCTCCAATAAAAATGATAAAAAGAAATGCCAAAATGAATGAATATAGTATTTTTTGAGAAATTTTCAAATCTTTG contains:
- a CDS encoding methyl-accepting chemotaxis protein — translated: MTVITLIKDLKISQKILYSFILAFLFIIFIGGIGLYFTAKGANNTSKLHDDNFLPAMLLNKADNNSAKIESELLKLCSVKNNEDKQKIIQEINNNRITAKKLMAEFSALKLDSYEKNKLIEFNKLSDNYINLQSKVIELINEHKNQQAFAYLTANQNSVADLEASIENLVNYNANQAQQIIKLVKSESVLSINIVAVIVVVAGVLAIFIGIWVVTILADPIKAATVVLNEISKGDLTVDKICNDSKDETGILTNAVNSTVKNLRQLIGEVTKLIEEIVLRSEEIAESTNQVSQGSQQVASSVSQLAVGAQSQAENVSISVEGLSKISSVVKQININADNVVKMSVLAEEGANNGYKEAENAIFKINEIKNTAVKTSITANKLGILGNEIEQIVELIKNIAEQTNLLALNAAIEAARAGEQGKGFAVVAAEVKKLANQSALSTDKITEIVKEVKSMTDKVVADMDKGVYEINEGVITIENVGNSLKEILIVAQNVNKQAKDVLSVSGNLVRESEQVVELMDGVAAITEETAAQSQEISSISEEQSSNVSEISTSIDNLAKIAENLNKHVSVFKI